The following DNA comes from Limnobacter sp. SAORIC-580.
ACCGAAAAACTCACGCTGGCCTGAAGTAACCGTGGACATTGCGGTGGGCCAAATGCGGCAAATGGAATTCATTGCCAGCGAGGAAGGCGACTGGGCATTCCATTGCCACAAAAGCCACCACACCATGAATGCCATGGGCCACGATGTGCCCACCATGATCGGCGTGGACCACCGGGGCATGACCAAAAAAATCACGAATCTGATTCCTGATTACATGGCCATGGGTGAGCGCGGCATGGCCGACATGGCTGAAATGCAAATGCCGCTGCCGGATAACACCATTCCAATGATGACCGGTGACGGCCCATTTGGTTCGGTCGAAATGGGTGGCATGTTCAGCATGCTGAAGGTGCGCAAGGATCAGAAACCCGGTGATTATTCCGACCCTGGTTGGTACAAGCACCCCGAGGGCACTGTGGCCTATGAATTCACAGGTGAGCTGGCTAAACCCAAACGCAGCAGCAACGCTGGGCAACCCAGCATGAAGTTGGCACAGAAAAACCAGCCGCACATTGAACTGCAGGTGCGTAAACCTACAGGCCATTCAGGGCACTAAGTGAGCAAGCAGCCATTTTGAGTAAAGGAATGTAAATGTTTAAATTTTCAGGAATCGTGTTGGCGTGTGCTGCGTTATTGGGGGGAGTGAACAATGTTGCGCTTGCCCATGGTGAAAAAAAGCACAGCAGTGCACCAGTGGTGAAAGAGCAAACCGATTGGGGCATTGCGGGTGACGCGGTCAATGTGGCGCGCACCATTGATGTGAGCATGGGCGATGACATGCGCTTTAAGCCCGGGCGGCTTGCAATCAAAGAAGGGGAAACCATTCGCTTTCGGGTAAAAAACACCGGCAAACTATTGCATGAATTCGTGATCGGTACGCAAGCCGAAAATGCAAAACATGCGGAGTTGATGTTGAAGTTTCCAGGCATGGAACACGACGAGCCCTACATGGCGCATGTGGACGCTGGTCAATCTGGCGAAATTGTCTGGACCTTTAACCGGGTGGGTGAGTTTGAATTTGCATGCCTGATCGCAGGTCATTTTCAGGCGGGCATGGTGGGCACAATCACCGTGGCTGCCAATTAATCTTTAAAGGAGTTAAATCATGAAAAATTCATTGAAACTGAGTGCAATTACCCTGGCCTTGTTGGCTGCAAATGCAGCCAATGCCAACGACCACACTGTGCATGTGGGTGGTCAAGGCCATACGCACAAAGCCGAAGCCAAGGGTGCTGCTCAAGCTGAAATGGCCGATGGCGAAATTCGCAAGATCAACAAAAACACTGGCAAGATCACTGTGAAACACGGTGAAATCAAAAGTGTTGAAATGCCGCCCATGACCATGGTGTTTGGTGTGGCCGACAAAGCCATGCTGGAAGGCCTGAAGGAAGGCGACAAAGTGAAGTTCAATGTGAAGCAGGAAGGTTCGAACTACACAGTCACCGAAATCAAGAAAGCGCAATAAGGTTTTGACTGTGGAGTATTACCTGTAGGAAATCAGGCCATTGGGTTTGGCAGCAAATGCTTCCAGCCCATTGGCTTGTTCTGCCAACACGCCTGAAATTTCACCTTCAAAATGGGCTTGCTCATTGAAGCTTGCCAGGCTGATGCCCCGCTGTCCAAACAACAGTTTGCTTACACTGCAATTGGTGATCATCCAGTTCAAGTTGAATGCGTTGGTATCGGGCAATTGCAACAGGCTTTGAGCAACTGCTGTAATTGGCCCACCCGAGGTAAACACTGCCACATTCGCTGAACCCGACCCGTGTTTTAGTTGCATCGCTTGAGCGGTCACGGAGCCCAGGCCGCTCATTACCCGGGTTTTGAATGTGCGCCAACTTTCCGGGTAGTCGGTGTCG
Coding sequences within:
- a CDS encoding cupredoxin domain-containing protein, whose protein sequence is MFKFSGIVLACAALLGGVNNVALAHGEKKHSSAPVVKEQTDWGIAGDAVNVARTIDVSMGDDMRFKPGRLAIKEGETIRFRVKNTGKLLHEFVIGTQAENAKHAELMLKFPGMEHDEPYMAHVDAGQSGEIVWTFNRVGEFEFACLIAGHFQAGMVGTITVAAN
- a CDS encoding copper-binding protein codes for the protein MKNSLKLSAITLALLAANAANANDHTVHVGGQGHTHKAEAKGAAQAEMADGEIRKINKNTGKITVKHGEIKSVEMPPMTMVFGVADKAMLEGLKEGDKVKFNVKQEGSNYTVTEIKKAQ